A single Candidatus Deferrimicrobiaceae bacterium DNA region contains:
- a CDS encoding GspL/Epsl periplasmic domain-containing protein yields the protein MKRIGISISRDRLAAFGWEKTLFAGKPLCTCEVACSEPYGTLDDIHGLSKRIREFLGTPSLPPAVLSLPPSEFHVRMLDLPVPDLKSARIIHGAEIEGSLPFEGEEIVSDLLSSASPEAQGGRYIAFVVRRSTVTRFVDLFSEAGFRIESVVTDPVSLLCAASVAQPDPVFNLVSLETEVICLSADDGMIRHTRLYPASIVDTPDLLETEVRSFLGSEEQRLLIAGPLPAGLAGASASRIIPPGEFTNPSVTAWGAALFPFADKIMHGFSLHNPSGIEESADRLGKRLRIAIIASAIAVLSGLVALETARWAAARQVAAVRQQLRAEFSAAVPTAKVVVRETAQIREKIAALQRERNELGLDLPRITPLLGRISAALPANKSLSVKEISVDGARVRVAGEAAGSNVVEVYRTAISSAFGKSYDVTVQESRGSAKGDTVTFAILIEQRKPGRAS from the coding sequence TTGAAGCGAATCGGCATATCCATCTCCCGCGACCGCCTGGCCGCATTCGGCTGGGAGAAGACGCTCTTCGCGGGGAAACCGCTCTGCACCTGCGAAGTCGCCTGCTCCGAACCCTATGGCACGCTCGACGACATCCACGGGCTTTCGAAGCGGATCCGCGAGTTCCTCGGGACCCCATCCCTCCCCCCGGCCGTGCTGTCGCTGCCGCCGTCCGAGTTTCACGTCCGCATGCTCGACCTGCCTGTCCCCGACCTCAAGAGCGCCCGCATCATCCACGGTGCCGAGATCGAAGGCAGCCTTCCGTTCGAGGGTGAGGAGATCGTCTCGGACCTGCTTTCGTCCGCTTCTCCTGAAGCCCAGGGCGGTCGCTACATTGCATTTGTCGTTCGTCGCTCCACGGTCACCCGGTTCGTCGACCTGTTCTCCGAGGCCGGGTTCCGGATCGAATCCGTCGTGACCGACCCGGTATCCCTTCTGTGTGCCGCCTCCGTCGCACAGCCCGATCCCGTCTTCAACCTTGTCTCACTCGAAACGGAAGTGATCTGCCTGTCCGCCGACGACGGGATGATTCGCCATACTCGTCTCTATCCTGCCTCGATCGTCGATACGCCCGATCTGCTCGAAACCGAGGTGCGGTCCTTTCTGGGCTCGGAGGAACAGCGTCTCCTGATCGCAGGTCCGCTGCCGGCCGGCCTCGCAGGCGCATCGGCGTCCAGGATCATCCCGCCGGGCGAATTCACGAACCCTTCCGTCACCGCATGGGGAGCGGCGCTTTTTCCCTTTGCCGACAAGATCATGCACGGCTTTTCCCTGCACAATCCCTCCGGCATCGAAGAGAGCGCCGATCGGCTTGGCAAGCGACTCCGGATCGCGATTATCGCCTCCGCCATCGCCGTCCTGTCCGGGCTCGTGGCGCTGGAAACGGCCCGCTGGGCCGCGGCCCGGCAAGTGGCTGCCGTCCGACAGCAGCTTCGGGCGGAATTCAGCGCTGCAGTTCCAACCGCCAAGGTCGTCGTCCGGGAAACCGCACAGATTCGGGAGAAAATCGCCGCCCTGCAACGGGAACGCAATGAACTTGGTCTCGATCTTCCGCGCATCACGCCCCTCCTGGGCCGGATCTCTGCCGCGCTGCCCGCCAACAAGTCGCTTTCGGTCAAGGAAATCTCGGTCGATGGCGCTCGGGTCCGTGTGGCCGGCGAAGCTGCCGGCAGCAACGTCGTCGAAGTCTACCGGACCGCGATTTCTTCCGCGTTCGGCAAATCCTACGATGTCACCGTCCAGGAATCCCGCGGCAGCGCCAAAGGCGACACCGTCACGTTCGCGATCCTGATCGAGCAAAGGAAGCCCGGCCGTGCCTCTTAA
- a CDS encoding S8 family serine peptidase, which produces MGGIALIGLASLSGVTVDPFRGKIHPVLMQAIEDTSKGIPGVQGILSLFTGPPTRTLLIRTTGDPSLSKKMADLGAETVEVTQGFIVGRMPVEVVRYISNWPSVTYMEPSRQLRKMLDLSRPAVLADVVQSGTGAGLQGVPYTGIGSLVGIVDTGLSASHRDFYDNGSLSSPRVTWFGFAGASAAGIDSGGHGTHVSGIAAGNGFSSRGTYTGMAPGARMLFYQTSFFDTDILAGLDKIFTTAGNAPVSVNLSLGGATGPHDGTSLFESAVNNFATGIAGSKRILAVAAGNEGDLKEHFHGVVTTLGGSTTFSVMVPVPSTGSPGPEPIDLWAAGTNLPGRQNEYDEYTVSVTGPGFTLTTLSGQTAISAGFLAVSNRVDTSVPNGATHITITPTNALVLGTLSITLTRTRAGGNGVIDGYIDIDPNQASAFSAGFSPATTEGKIIEPANGDNVVSVAAWVTRNTPDNWGAVGSIAAFSSSGPTRDGRQKPDIAAPGANIYSARSRDANFLPSEIVTSNDNYAIMSGTSMATPHVTGIAALIWQSNASLTGAQMRERIRRESDGVGTVPNTAWGYGKVNALKAITATVAAISAPSSVPTLSSVTVDGSNSSAAFFGNALAYNWSLLSKPAGSGATLGGSGVSAAFTPDIPGDYRVSLTAAQAVPAGTAPATITATIHANRLPTPPAISGPASSDNATPVPFSAVSSDPDGLPLTWNWMLVSKPSGSVASIVGSGANANLIPDLPGTYVVGVRSNDGTDNSFLAVATYQLVAPGTPLTPPTASGSSHGGCSIGSATASAESPDFSWLLAGSLILIRVMKRHHSC; this is translated from the coding sequence TTGGGCGGGATCGCCCTGATCGGCCTTGCATCGCTCTCCGGCGTCACGGTCGACCCGTTCCGGGGCAAGATCCACCCCGTCCTGATGCAGGCGATCGAAGACACCTCGAAGGGAATTCCCGGTGTGCAGGGGATTCTTTCGTTGTTCACAGGCCCCCCCACCCGCACCCTGTTGATCCGCACGACCGGCGATCCTTCCTTGTCAAAGAAAATGGCCGATCTCGGAGCCGAAACGGTCGAGGTCACGCAAGGATTTATAGTCGGCCGGATGCCGGTAGAAGTCGTCCGCTATATCTCGAACTGGCCTTCCGTGACCTACATGGAACCGTCCAGGCAGCTTCGGAAGATGCTCGACCTCAGTCGTCCCGCCGTTCTGGCCGACGTCGTCCAGAGCGGGACCGGGGCTGGCCTGCAGGGAGTCCCCTACACCGGCATCGGGTCCTTGGTCGGGATCGTCGATACGGGCCTCTCGGCATCGCATCGCGACTTCTATGACAATGGCAGTCTGTCGTCGCCCCGGGTCACCTGGTTCGGCTTTGCGGGAGCCTCCGCCGCCGGCATCGATTCGGGGGGGCACGGGACGCACGTTTCAGGAATCGCGGCTGGCAACGGCTTTTCCTCGCGCGGGACTTACACCGGCATGGCGCCCGGCGCCCGGATGCTCTTCTACCAGACAAGCTTCTTCGATACCGATATCCTCGCCGGTCTCGACAAGATATTTACGACCGCGGGTAATGCTCCGGTTTCGGTCAATTTGAGTCTCGGTGGGGCGACAGGTCCGCACGACGGGACCAGCCTGTTCGAATCCGCCGTCAATAATTTCGCGACAGGTATTGCCGGAAGCAAGCGTATCCTTGCTGTCGCCGCCGGGAATGAAGGGGACCTGAAGGAACATTTCCACGGCGTGGTTACGACGCTCGGCGGGTCAACGACCTTTTCCGTGATGGTCCCGGTGCCCAGTACAGGTTCCCCCGGGCCGGAACCAATCGACCTTTGGGCAGCGGGGACAAACCTTCCGGGGCGGCAGAATGAATACGACGAATATACGGTTTCCGTTACCGGTCCCGGGTTCACGCTGACGACTCTCTCCGGTCAAACCGCCATTTCGGCAGGATTCCTGGCCGTTTCGAACCGCGTCGACACGTCCGTGCCCAACGGCGCCACCCACATCACGATCACGCCGACGAACGCCCTCGTGCTTGGCACCTTGTCCATCACCTTGACGCGAACCCGCGCCGGGGGAAACGGCGTGATCGACGGCTATATCGATATCGATCCCAACCAGGCTTCCGCCTTCAGCGCGGGATTTTCTCCAGCTACGACCGAAGGGAAGATCATCGAGCCCGCCAACGGGGACAACGTAGTCTCCGTTGCGGCATGGGTCACCAGGAATACCCCGGACAACTGGGGTGCGGTCGGATCCATCGCCGCTTTCAGCAGCAGCGGGCCCACCCGCGACGGCCGCCAGAAGCCGGATATCGCAGCCCCGGGCGCCAACATCTATTCCGCACGGTCCCGCGATGCCAATTTCCTTCCGTCCGAAATCGTGACGTCCAACGACAACTACGCCATCATGTCGGGCACCAGCATGGCGACGCCGCACGTCACAGGGATCGCCGCCCTGATCTGGCAGTCGAACGCGTCCCTGACCGGCGCCCAGATGCGCGAGCGGATCCGTCGTGAATCCGACGGCGTCGGAACCGTCCCGAACACGGCCTGGGGGTACGGCAAAGTGAACGCCCTGAAGGCGATCACCGCCACCGTCGCGGCCATTTCCGCTCCTTCATCCGTTCCGACGCTGTCATCGGTCACGGTCGACGGCTCGAACAGTTCGGCGGCCTTCTTCGGTAATGCGCTCGCATACAATTGGTCGCTGCTCTCCAAACCCGCCGGCTCCGGAGCCACGCTCGGCGGGTCCGGCGTGTCGGCCGCGTTTACCCCCGACATCCCGGGCGATTACCGCGTGTCGCTGACGGCAGCGCAAGCCGTGCCCGCGGGTACCGCCCCCGCGACGATAACGGCGACCATCCACGCCAACCGGCTTCCAACGCCCCCGGCGATCTCCGGCCCGGCCTCGTCCGACAACGCCACCCCGGTTCCCTTTTCGGCCGTTTCGTCCGATCCGGACGGCCTCCCGCTCACATGGAACTGGATGCTCGTTTCGAAACCTTCCGGTAGCGTGGCCTCGATCGTCGGTTCCGGAGCCAATGCGAACCTGATCCCCGACTTGCCGGGGACTTACGTCGTCGGCGTCCGGTCCAACGACGGGACCGACAACAGTTTCCTCGCCGTCGCCACCTATCAGCTCGTCGCCCCGGGAACGCCTCTTACGCCCCCGACGGCGTCCGGCTCCTCCCACGGCGGCTGCTCGATCGGTTCCGCCACGGCATCCGCCGAATCGCCAGATTTCTCATGGCTACTCGCCGGATCGTTGATTCTGATCCGGGTCATGAAGCGGCATCACTCTTGCTGA
- a CDS encoding sigma 54-interacting transcriptional regulator has protein sequence MIPAEHPAKLSVSISSGMTVEIRLGVREVRIGRGPEADLQLPDPSVSRLHARIFRVGEQYFLSDASRNGTFLDNARITQIPLESGQVFRIGPYQIHFINTNAARCSEALPTLVNGYSPAIAPFARPKRAAPSPTSVHPLGIVGKSIGVQRLLQNIRKVALSDFPILVEGETGCGKELVSRGIHDLSSRSSRPFVVVNCGAISADLIESELFGHEKGSFTGATSQRKGAFEIADSGTIFLDEIGELPLSLQPKLLRVLEQKEFKRVGGNDSILTDVRILAATNRNLKEEIRLKTFRDDLYFRVGSITLTIPPLRDRSEDVPLVARHFLESMSPSDKRPVPSLSDDAAAFLSLQEWPGNVRELRNAIQRAVVMSEHTALLAEDFAFLAPSGSIDPGEAADPSLSRWEQSEKSSLQAELIRQQWNKTATARSLGIAKSTLFEKLKRYAIRTPGPD, from the coding sequence ATGATCCCGGCTGAGCACCCGGCCAAGCTTTCCGTCTCGATCTCCAGCGGCATGACCGTCGAAATTCGCCTCGGCGTACGGGAGGTCAGGATCGGCCGCGGTCCCGAAGCCGACCTCCAGCTTCCGGATCCGTCCGTTTCCCGGCTGCACGCCCGCATCTTCCGGGTCGGCGAGCAATATTTCCTGTCAGACGCGAGCCGGAACGGCACCTTTCTGGACAATGCCCGGATCACCCAGATCCCGCTCGAGTCCGGGCAGGTCTTCCGGATCGGTCCCTACCAGATTCATTTCATCAACACCAACGCCGCGCGCTGTTCCGAAGCCCTCCCGACTCTGGTCAATGGATATTCGCCTGCTATCGCGCCTTTCGCCCGCCCCAAACGGGCGGCACCGTCGCCAACTTCCGTTCACCCCCTGGGTATCGTGGGGAAAAGCATCGGTGTGCAACGCCTGCTACAGAACATCCGCAAGGTGGCCCTATCCGATTTTCCGATCCTGGTCGAAGGGGAAACCGGTTGCGGGAAAGAGCTCGTTTCCCGGGGGATCCACGACCTTTCTTCCCGCAGCAGCCGTCCCTTCGTCGTCGTCAACTGCGGTGCGATCTCGGCCGACCTGATCGAGAGCGAGCTTTTCGGACACGAGAAAGGCTCCTTCACGGGAGCGACCTCCCAACGCAAGGGCGCCTTCGAGATCGCCGATTCCGGCACCATCTTCCTCGACGAGATCGGCGAGCTCCCCCTTTCCCTGCAGCCGAAGTTGCTCCGGGTTCTCGAACAGAAGGAATTCAAACGGGTCGGCGGAAACGATTCGATCCTCACCGATGTCCGGATCCTCGCAGCCACGAACCGGAATCTCAAGGAAGAGATTCGGTTGAAAACCTTTCGTGATGACCTTTACTTCCGCGTAGGCTCTATCACGCTGACCATCCCGCCGCTGCGGGACCGCAGCGAGGATGTGCCGCTGGTCGCACGTCATTTTCTCGAATCGATGTCCCCCAGCGACAAACGCCCGGTCCCCTCCTTGTCCGATGACGCGGCCGCGTTCCTGTCGCTGCAGGAATGGCCCGGAAATGTCCGTGAGCTGCGCAACGCCATCCAAAGGGCAGTCGTCATGTCCGAGCACACCGCGTTGCTGGCCGAAGACTTCGCTTTTCTTGCTCCTTCGGGTTCTATCGATCCGGGAGAGGCGGCCGATCCGTCGCTTTCGCGTTGGGAGCAGTCCGAGAAGAGCAGCCTGCAGGCCGAGCTGATCCGCCAGCAGTGGAACAAAACCGCAACGGCCCGATCCTTGGGAATCGCCAAATCGACCCTGTTCGAAAAGCTCAAGCGGTACGCGATCCGGACCCCCGGGCCGGACTGA
- a CDS encoding TadE family protein, translating into MEFLIAGPVFLILVFTIVQLAFLLSGKGAVDTAAHFAARKFAVSARNDFRKAKAAALAEASTLCRNRIGGTYTNLTMTTLDFYNSAGKRGEGPVFAGDAYQVTLSHWVELVVPWANRILFGIVPGKKVRLGDRYFLILDSSRMVTVE; encoded by the coding sequence GTGGAGTTCCTGATTGCCGGTCCTGTTTTCCTGATCCTGGTGTTTACGATCGTTCAGCTTGCTTTCCTGTTGTCGGGAAAGGGCGCGGTCGACACCGCAGCGCATTTCGCCGCCAGGAAGTTCGCCGTGTCGGCCCGCAATGATTTTCGAAAGGCCAAGGCGGCTGCGCTCGCCGAAGCGTCCACGCTTTGTCGAAATCGCATCGGGGGAACATACACCAACCTTACGATGACGACGCTGGATTTTTATAATTCGGCCGGTAAACGGGGCGAGGGGCCGGTATTTGCCGGCGATGCTTACCAGGTCACCCTTTCCCATTGGGTAGAGCTGGTCGTCCCTTGGGCAAATCGCATCCTTTTCGGAATCGTGCCTGGCAAGAAAGTGCGCCTCGGTGATCGATATTTTCTCATTCTCGATTCTTCCCGCATGGTCACAGTCGAATGA
- the cpaB gene encoding Flp pilus assembly protein CpaB produces the protein MPLLSGVVLTAAAIMMARSRIEAAKIDLIDKARPVDIVVAAKPIHDGDAFTASNIARKSIPVSGTGKRNIPASEFNLLLNAKSKGEIEPGEPILWTDVDEPFETEGFSLSISRGKRAITLEADITASFAGLLRTGDHVDILCKPSNEWIRDIPVLAINPQYNRSGAREQEEVATVTLSVTRDEGARLSGGSRDGKLLWFLRNPNDNLAAPVCKISRNHPKAVEVWKGGIPESNGVPIAWGK, from the coding sequence ATGCCGCTCCTGTCCGGGGTGGTCTTGACTGCCGCGGCAATCATGATGGCCAGGTCGCGCATCGAGGCGGCGAAGATCGATCTCATCGACAAGGCACGGCCGGTTGATATCGTGGTGGCTGCCAAGCCAATTCATGATGGCGACGCCTTTACCGCCTCGAATATCGCAAGAAAGTCGATCCCCGTTTCCGGTACGGGAAAAAGAAACATCCCCGCCTCCGAGTTCAACCTGCTCTTGAATGCAAAGAGCAAGGGTGAGATCGAACCAGGTGAACCGATCCTCTGGACGGATGTCGACGAGCCTTTCGAAACCGAGGGCTTCTCCCTCTCCATTTCACGGGGCAAAAGGGCCATAACGCTCGAAGCCGACATCACCGCTTCATTTGCCGGTTTGCTTCGAACCGGCGATCACGTCGATATCCTTTGCAAGCCGTCAAACGAATGGATTCGCGATATTCCAGTGCTCGCAATCAACCCCCAGTACAACCGATCGGGGGCTCGCGAGCAGGAAGAGGTCGCGACCGTCACATTGTCGGTGACCCGAGATGAGGGTGCTCGCCTGTCCGGCGGATCGCGCGATGGAAAGCTACTCTGGTTTCTCCGGAATCCGAACGACAACCTGGCCGCCCCGGTGTGCAAGATATCGCGGAATCATCCAAAAGCGGTTGAAGTCTGGAAAGGGGGCATTCCCGAGTCGAACGGCGTGCCGATCGCGTGGGGAAAATGA
- a CDS encoding pilus assembly protein N-terminal domain-containing protein: MALITCGVETAFSSDEIVRLQAGFQRVFDHVGVTRISVGNPELLEARPFPGGKGVLVVAKKEGETDLVVWDKNGKTERMIEIYSSGGSNLSEAEAFARNFPGIRVDRTGKTILFKGNVATAEDKKLIESYAAGHPGVLAGIVLPEDGKRLLSYDLKIIELSKGAATQIGVRFPDALMASASWANSPGGLFTVGSQFETRLNMLMADGKARILANPRLVCESGSSADFLAGGEIPIVLITTKTRTVEWKNYGIILKLSPVLKADNSISTHVTVEISTIDHGSGSSDVPAFLTRRVTTVFSTPAGTTVMLSGLVKSETAKDVARVPLLGQIPILGELFKSRSFRDNQTELAIFITPSDLTIHEGDKLSDWEKKSSSMDESLNYRLID; this comes from the coding sequence TTGGCCCTGATCACTTGCGGCGTGGAGACTGCGTTCTCCAGCGATGAAATCGTCCGACTCCAAGCTGGCTTCCAGAGAGTGTTCGATCACGTCGGAGTTACACGGATCTCCGTCGGCAATCCTGAACTACTCGAAGCCCGTCCGTTCCCGGGCGGAAAGGGGGTTCTCGTAGTCGCGAAAAAGGAAGGGGAAACAGACCTCGTCGTATGGGACAAGAACGGGAAAACCGAGCGAATGATCGAGATCTATTCCTCGGGGGGCAGCAACTTGTCCGAGGCAGAGGCATTCGCCAGGAATTTCCCCGGGATTCGGGTCGACCGAACCGGAAAGACGATCCTTTTCAAGGGAAATGTCGCCACGGCAGAGGACAAAAAGCTGATCGAATCGTATGCAGCAGGCCATCCGGGCGTACTTGCCGGCATCGTCCTCCCAGAAGACGGAAAGCGTCTGCTCTCTTATGACCTCAAAATCATCGAACTCAGCAAGGGAGCGGCCACCCAGATCGGAGTTCGATTCCCGGATGCGCTCATGGCGAGCGCTTCCTGGGCCAATAGCCCCGGTGGCCTGTTTACCGTCGGCTCCCAATTCGAAACGCGACTGAACATGCTCATGGCGGACGGAAAGGCGCGCATCCTTGCCAATCCTCGCCTTGTTTGTGAAAGCGGATCCTCCGCCGATTTCCTTGCCGGGGGCGAGATACCGATCGTGTTGATCACTACGAAGACCCGAACCGTCGAATGGAAGAACTACGGCATCATCCTGAAGCTGTCTCCTGTTCTGAAGGCTGACAACTCAATCTCGACGCACGTGACCGTCGAGATCAGTACGATCGATCACGGAAGCGGCTCCTCCGACGTTCCCGCTTTCCTGACGCGTCGCGTCACGACTGTGTTTTCAACCCCGGCCGGCACGACTGTCATGCTTTCCGGACTCGTAAAAAGCGAAACAGCCAAGGACGTGGCGCGCGTGCCGTTGCTCGGCCAAATCCCGATCCTCGGCGAGTTATTCAAATCCCGAAGCTTCCGGGACAACCAGACCGAACTGGCCATCTTCATCACGCCCTCTGATCTAACCATCCATGAAGGTGACAAGTTGTCGGATTGGGAAAAGAAGTCCTCCAGCATGGACGAATCCTTGAACTACCGATTGATCGACTGA
- a CDS encoding CpaF family protein: protein MIPDLITTLHARAIEHLDLRNTGNIDGDAGRWREIAVRFLDREMEEMGIPESDQFLVRTVIIDEMFSYGPITPLLRDPDVSEVMVVGKDLVYFEKNGIIQQSTVKFSSDNSLRAAIDRIITSVNRRLDESNPFADARLPDGSRVNAIIPPVSLSGPCLTIRKFRPTPYSMPELVSIGALSHEAAVFLESAVTGRMNIIISGGTGSGKTTMLNALSQFIPDSERVITIEDAAEIRLVKPHVVRLESRPPNVEGKGEVTIRDLVRNSLRMRPDRIIVGECRGAEALDMLQAMNTGHDGSITTGHANTPRDMLRRLETMVLVGGIDIPIRAIREQIASAIELIVHVSRLGNGKRAITSITEIAGIGDNQILLQDIFQRDAKGKRDEDPPLLRTGIRSKIESGDDGGW from the coding sequence ATGATTCCAGACTTGATCACAACCTTGCACGCCCGGGCGATCGAACATCTCGATTTGAGAAACACAGGGAATATCGACGGCGATGCTGGAAGATGGCGCGAGATAGCTGTCCGCTTTCTCGATCGTGAAATGGAGGAAATGGGTATTCCCGAGTCCGACCAGTTTCTCGTTCGAACCGTGATCATCGACGAGATGTTCTCTTATGGGCCAATCACTCCCCTTTTGCGGGACCCGGACGTATCCGAGGTTATGGTCGTCGGCAAAGATCTTGTCTATTTCGAAAAAAACGGAATCATCCAGCAATCCACCGTCAAGTTTTCGAGCGATAATTCTCTCCGAGCGGCGATCGACCGTATCATTACATCGGTGAATCGCCGACTCGACGAATCGAACCCGTTTGCCGACGCGCGCCTCCCGGATGGGTCCCGCGTCAACGCCATCATCCCGCCGGTATCGCTGTCCGGCCCCTGTCTTACGATCAGAAAATTCCGTCCAACACCCTACTCAATGCCTGAACTTGTTTCCATCGGCGCCCTGTCTCACGAGGCCGCGGTGTTCCTTGAATCCGCCGTGACGGGCCGGATGAACATCATCATTTCGGGCGGAACCGGATCCGGCAAGACGACCATGCTCAATGCCCTCAGCCAGTTTATTCCGGATTCCGAGCGGGTCATCACGATCGAGGATGCGGCTGAAATCCGCCTGGTCAAGCCCCACGTTGTCCGCCTCGAGTCGAGGCCGCCCAACGTCGAGGGGAAAGGCGAAGTCACCATACGCGATCTCGTCCGGAACTCTCTTCGAATGCGGCCCGACCGGATCATCGTTGGGGAGTGCCGGGGAGCCGAAGCGCTCGACATGCTCCAGGCGATGAACACCGGCCACGACGGATCCATCACGACCGGGCATGCGAATACGCCTCGAGACATGCTCAGACGCCTGGAGACTATGGTGCTTGTCGGGGGAATCGATATCCCGATTCGCGCCATTCGGGAACAGATCGCCTCGGCCATCGAACTGATCGTCCATGTTTCACGTCTCGGAAACGGCAAAAGGGCGATAACCTCCATCACCGAAATCGCCGGTATAGGAGATAACCAGATTCTCCTGCAGGATATCTTCCAGCGAGACGCCAAAGGCAAAAGGGACGAAGATCCCCCACTCCTGCGAACCGGTATTCGATCAAAAATCGAATCCGGCGACGACGGAGGTTGGTGA
- a CDS encoding type II secretion system F family protein, with product MGPIEWVFFGAGAISLAVFSISTLYPYTVERIEEVAERRSNHLKNDFLHLSTRRVILVFLILGVIAGAVLFWVAQNIWWSLLASALPVFLSGLAVRRYRRRRCQKVVSQLPTLLDTISGYIKAGHSFPEALSHAIPLLPRGIREDVAWLSRMNRLGTPLPEAFLAWERNNPSPEMTLVARPMRVALSSGGNVTTLLERIRNVLRSRQRQQDKMRSMTAQARLQALVLTMLPPIFLLVLTKMDPGFWRAITTTPVGRTILVLATTLQFLGWVFIRKMLAVKP from the coding sequence ATGGGACCGATCGAATGGGTGTTCTTCGGAGCGGGGGCAATTTCCCTCGCGGTATTTTCAATCTCGACACTATATCCATATACCGTTGAGCGCATCGAGGAAGTGGCCGAACGACGGTCCAACCATCTTAAAAACGACTTCCTGCATTTATCGACCCGACGGGTCATCTTGGTATTCCTGATCCTGGGGGTCATCGCAGGCGCCGTTTTGTTTTGGGTTGCGCAAAATATCTGGTGGTCCTTGCTTGCCTCCGCATTGCCCGTTTTTCTTTCCGGGTTGGCCGTCCGCCGCTACCGTCGACGAAGGTGCCAAAAGGTCGTCTCCCAGTTGCCGACCTTGTTGGACACGATCTCCGGATATATCAAGGCCGGTCACAGCTTTCCGGAGGCGCTATCCCATGCAATCCCGCTTCTTCCCCGCGGTATCCGGGAAGATGTTGCATGGCTTTCCCGCATGAATCGCCTCGGCACGCCTCTTCCCGAGGCTTTTCTCGCCTGGGAGCGAAATAATCCTTCCCCTGAAATGACGTTGGTCGCCCGCCCCATGCGAGTCGCCCTTTCCTCCGGGGGGAATGTGACCACCCTCCTGGAAAGGATCCGGAATGTGCTGCGGTCGCGACAACGGCAACAAGACAAGATGCGCAGCATGACCGCCCAGGCCCGGCTCCAGGCGTTGGTGCTGACCATGCTGCCTCCGATCTTTCTCCTTGTCCTGACGAAAATGGATCCCGGATTCTGGCGCGCGATCACCACCACTCCCGTTGGCCGAACGATCCTTGTCCTGGCGACAACTTTACAGTTCCTGGGCTGGGTGTTCATTCGAAAGATGCTGGCGGTCAAACCATGA
- a CDS encoding type II secretion system F family protein yields MKSLEPILIAVLFFSGICFLAWFWSRLDAGPTLRRLKERYVIIHKEITNKMIVSGMIAIPGIRLVDPVKSWLCAEVASICVATAQIAYSPRSPGYLLAIAPLSLFFGASTLLISLKSESSGIISTFQQDLPLASFLMSLLIESGMGASSAMQETVGALPPRSCASELREMLRGRELGVPKHEMFEGSRVRVPLDDYRAFLNLIEQGERLGIGLSQGLNELSGRILESQAHRAEMLAQQAAVKMLLPLVLFIFPAVFLIVLSPVILNLCGMAGW; encoded by the coding sequence ATGAAGTCGCTAGAACCGATCCTGATCGCGGTCCTGTTTTTTTCCGGGATCTGCTTTCTCGCGTGGTTCTGGTCCCGGCTAGATGCCGGACCGACCTTGAGGCGCCTGAAGGAACGCTACGTTATTATCCACAAAGAAATCACCAACAAGATGATTGTATCCGGCATGATCGCGATTCCCGGCATCCGGCTTGTCGACCCGGTCAAAAGCTGGCTCTGTGCCGAGGTGGCGTCCATTTGTGTCGCTACCGCGCAGATCGCATATTCTCCCCGATCGCCCGGGTATCTCCTTGCCATCGCTCCACTCAGTTTGTTCTTCGGAGCATCTACCCTCCTGATTTCCCTAAAAAGCGAGTCTTCCGGGATCATCTCCACTTTCCAGCAGGACTTGCCCTTGGCTTCTTTCCTGATGTCGCTTTTGATCGAATCCGGCATGGGAGCCTCATCGGCGATGCAGGAGACCGTGGGTGCCCTGCCGCCTCGCTCCTGCGCGAGCGAACTGCGGGAAATGTTGCGAGGGCGGGAACTAGGGGTTCCAAAACATGAGATGTTCGAAGGATCGCGAGTTAGGGTTCCCCTCGACGACTATCGGGCATTTCTTAACCTGATCGAGCAAGGGGAACGGCTGGGGATCGGATTGTCGCAGGGGTTGAATGAGCTGTCCGGTCGCATCCTCGAGTCACAGGCGCATCGGGCTGAAATGCTGGCGCAGCAGGCCGCGGTCAAGATGTTGCTTCCGCTGGTGCTGTTCATCTTTCCCGCGGTATTCCTGATCGTCTTGTCGCCTGTGATCCTGAATCTTTGCGGTATGGCGGGGTGGTGA